A genome region from Glutamicibacter arilaitensis Re117 includes the following:
- a CDS encoding exonuclease domain-containing protein: MALDFTAIDFETANGFIGSACSVGLVKVRSGQIVETEQWLMQPPAGFDHFDPRNISIHHITSDMVSDAPRVSQKLPDLLEFIGSDVLVAHNSSFDSGVIRAASEASELPVPQIAHLCTVKLSRKAYDLPSYSLPFVAEEAGHPIENHHEALADSLACAWAMIDIAQRSGRQSVLETADHYGVRLSLTQSWQPGDELSRATRDAQGWLAAGNQMPPQDAFNNWPQEGPNPDPNQNADPSHPLFGQTMVFTGNLSMPRPKAKELAAEHGAQTASRVTRATTALVVGDGFVPQDLANGRLTNKAKHVLRLREKGQRVSIISEGEFMQMVGGFGLTA, translated from the coding sequence GTGGCATTGGACTTCACAGCAATAGATTTTGAGACTGCAAACGGTTTTATCGGCTCCGCCTGCTCGGTGGGCCTGGTCAAGGTACGCTCGGGACAAATCGTGGAAACCGAGCAGTGGCTCATGCAGCCGCCAGCCGGTTTCGACCACTTCGACCCGCGCAACATCTCGATCCACCACATCACCTCCGACATGGTCAGTGATGCGCCACGAGTGAGCCAGAAGCTTCCGGACCTGCTTGAATTCATCGGATCCGACGTACTTGTCGCCCATAACTCGTCTTTCGACTCCGGTGTGATCCGCGCGGCTTCTGAAGCCAGCGAACTGCCAGTGCCGCAAATCGCGCACCTGTGCACCGTCAAGCTTTCCCGCAAGGCCTACGACCTGCCCAGCTACTCGCTGCCATTCGTCGCCGAAGAAGCCGGGCACCCAATTGAAAACCACCACGAAGCCTTGGCCGACTCGCTTGCCTGCGCGTGGGCGATGATCGACATCGCACAGCGCAGCGGACGCCAATCCGTGCTGGAGACCGCCGATCACTACGGTGTCCGCCTGAGCCTGACCCAGTCCTGGCAGCCAGGCGATGAGCTTTCCCGCGCCACGCGCGACGCCCAAGGCTGGTTGGCCGCTGGAAACCAGATGCCACCGCAGGACGCCTTCAACAACTGGCCGCAAGAAGGCCCGAATCCAGACCCGAACCAGAACGCGGATCCCAGCCACCCGCTGTTCGGGCAGACCATGGTCTTCACCGGCAACTTGTCCATGCCGCGGCCCAAGGCCAAGGAATTGGCGGCCGAGCATGGAGCCCAGACCGCATCGCGGGTCACCCGTGCCACCACCGCCCTGGTGGTAGGCGATGGCTTTGTGCCGCAGGACCTTGCCAACGGACGGCTGACCAACAAGGCCAAGCACGTGCTGCGCCTGCGTGAAAAGGGCCAACGGGTCAGCATCATCTCCGAAGGCGAATTCATGCAAATGGTTGGCGGTTTCGGGCTAACCGCCTGA
- the clpS gene encoding ATP-dependent Clp protease adapter ClpS — translation MTAMPDVISEFETLESQDKPWRLIVWNDPVNLMSYVAYVFRSYFGVSPEKAEKLMLQVHHDGFCTVRSGSREAIESDVQAMHGFGLNATMTQGA, via the coding sequence ATGACCGCAATGCCCGATGTAATTTCCGAATTTGAAACCCTGGAATCCCAAGACAAGCCCTGGCGCTTGATCGTGTGGAATGATCCGGTGAACTTGATGAGCTATGTCGCCTACGTCTTCCGTTCCTACTTTGGTGTCAGCCCGGAAAAAGCCGAGAAGCTCATGCTGCAGGTGCACCATGACGGCTTCTGCACGGTGCGCAGCGGCAGCCGCGAAGCCATCGAATCCGATGTGCAGGCGATGCACGGGTTCGGCCTGAACGCAACGATGACCCAGGGGGCCTAA
- a CDS encoding GntR family transcriptional regulator: MIDDSKPIFLQIAELIENDIISGVLAEEAQVPSTNEFAAFYRINPATAAKGINRLVEDGLLYKKRGIGMFVTKDAPRRLREQRRQKFQQQFITPLTAEATKLGIGLEELVTMIKTGSDS; encoded by the coding sequence ATGATTGATGATTCAAAACCGATCTTCTTGCAGATTGCTGAGCTGATTGAGAACGACATCATCTCTGGAGTTCTAGCTGAAGAAGCGCAAGTTCCATCAACCAATGAATTCGCGGCCTTCTACCGGATTAATCCGGCCACCGCAGCCAAGGGCATCAATCGGCTGGTGGAAGACGGGCTGCTCTACAAGAAGCGGGGGATCGGCATGTTCGTCACCAAAGACGCACCACGGCGGCTGCGGGAGCAACGCCGCCAGAAATTCCAACAGCAATTCATCACTCCACTGACCGCCGAAGCAACAAAGCTGGGCATTGGACTCGAAGAACTGGTCACCATGATCAAAACCGGTTCGGATTCTTGA
- a CDS encoding helix-turn-helix domain-containing protein, whose protein sequence is MSLPARNYRLLGSLLANAASADASGVVLKALHQAAREEGKSLGQGSGELLPLLDELGYEPQADAQGEITMGNCPFHMVAQHQTQLVCSMNLQLVSGALEGCQMDCGLAELSPRPGRCCVVVHPH, encoded by the coding sequence GTGAGCTTGCCAGCGCGCAACTACCGCCTCTTAGGCAGCCTGCTGGCCAACGCGGCCAGCGCTGATGCCTCCGGGGTCGTGCTCAAGGCGCTGCACCAGGCCGCACGCGAAGAGGGGAAGAGCCTCGGACAGGGCAGCGGAGAACTGCTCCCGCTCCTCGATGAGTTGGGCTACGAGCCGCAAGCCGATGCCCAAGGCGAGATCACCATGGGAAACTGCCCCTTCCACATGGTCGCGCAGCACCAGACCCAATTGGTCTGCTCGATGAATTTGCAGCTGGTTTCCGGTGCCTTGGAAGGATGCCAGATGGACTGCGGCCTAGCTGAGCTGAGCCCGCGCCCTGGCCGCTGCTGCGTGGTAGTGCATCCGCACTAG
- a CDS encoding SRPBCC family protein, translated as MSAIATGTRTAHGALELRREFTESPSKIWRYLADSEYLALWYGSWQGDPERGVVDVVLLAEDGAPAEEVQILHCDVRNHQLQVRLGTDQTAWQLELMVEAAGMGSRLVFQMLALDPQLAGSVGPGWDYYLDRLVAAVSGNDPASVEFEPDYYPALSPYYEELFRN; from the coding sequence ATGAGCGCCATAGCGACAGGAACCCGAACCGCACACGGAGCACTGGAATTGCGCCGCGAGTTCACCGAATCTCCGAGCAAGATCTGGCGCTATTTAGCCGACTCCGAGTACTTGGCGCTCTGGTACGGATCGTGGCAGGGCGACCCGGAACGCGGCGTCGTGGACGTGGTGCTGCTGGCCGAAGACGGGGCGCCTGCCGAGGAAGTCCAGATCCTGCATTGCGATGTGCGCAACCACCAGCTGCAGGTGCGCCTCGGCACCGATCAGACGGCCTGGCAATTGGAGCTGATGGTGGAAGCGGCCGGGATGGGGAGCCGCTTGGTTTTCCAGATGCTGGCACTGGACCCGCAACTGGCCGGTTCGGTCGGGCCGGGGTGGGACTACTACCTGGATCGCCTGGTGGCCGCGGTCAGCGGAAATGACCCCGCAAGCGTGGAGTTCGAACCCGACTACTATCCGGCACTGAGCCCGTACTACGAAGAGCTGTTCCGCAATTGA
- the murI gene encoding glutamate racemase: protein MRSSKHVNSYFATGQVSAPEANTPIGIFDSGVGGLTVARAIIDQLPGESLVYVGDTANSPYGPLPIAQVRANALGVMDELVDGGVKLLVIACNSASAAVLRDARERYTARYGIPVVEVIQPAVRRAVAGTKNGKIGIIGTQATVGSRAYEDAFAAAPNLQVSTVACPRFVEFVESGITAGAELLEIAQEYLAPLQAAQVDTLVLGCTHYPLLTGVISYVMGDSVTLVSSAEETAKDVFRALTRHSLVRNDGAAARHEFLATGNADSFGVLARRFLGPEVLQVRHVDHVAAHYPTGAIARITPQMIAASKASNE from the coding sequence ATGCGGAGTTCTAAGCACGTGAATTCCTATTTTGCTACCGGCCAGGTCTCGGCTCCGGAAGCCAATACACCCATTGGCATTTTCGACTCCGGCGTTGGCGGACTGACCGTAGCCCGCGCCATCATCGACCAGCTGCCAGGCGAATCCTTGGTCTATGTCGGGGATACCGCCAATTCTCCCTATGGCCCTTTGCCCATTGCCCAGGTGCGCGCCAACGCCCTGGGCGTGATGGATGAATTGGTGGATGGCGGGGTGAAGCTGCTGGTGATCGCCTGCAACTCGGCCTCTGCCGCCGTCTTGCGCGATGCCCGCGAACGCTACACCGCACGCTATGGCATCCCCGTGGTCGAGGTCATCCAGCCGGCAGTGCGCCGAGCGGTCGCCGGAACCAAGAACGGGAAAATCGGCATTATCGGCACGCAGGCAACTGTCGGCTCGCGTGCCTACGAGGATGCCTTCGCCGCAGCCCCGAATCTGCAGGTATCCACCGTGGCCTGCCCGCGATTTGTCGAGTTCGTGGAATCGGGCATTACCGCCGGTGCCGAGCTGCTGGAAATCGCGCAGGAATACCTGGCGCCGTTGCAGGCTGCGCAGGTGGACACATTGGTTCTGGGATGCACGCACTACCCGTTGCTGACCGGTGTCATCTCCTACGTCATGGGGGATTCGGTCACTTTGGTCTCCAGTGCCGAAGAAACCGCGAAGGACGTTTTCCGCGCGCTAACACGGCATTCATTGGTCCGCAACGACGGAGCCGCGGCGCGTCATGAGTTCCTAGCCACAGGCAACGCTGATAGTTTTGGTGTACTGGCGCGCCGATTCCTCGGACCAGAGGTGTTGCAGGTGCGTCACGTGGACCATGTAGCCGCCCACTATCCGACCGGAGCGATTGCGCGAATTACCCCGCAAATGATTGCCGCGTCGAAAGCGAGTAACGAATGA
- a CDS encoding exonuclease SbcCD subunit D, whose product MRLLHTSDWHLGRTFHGASLIEAQRAVLQEIIDITINQQVDVVLISGDIYDRALPHVDAVQLCNWVLRELRATGATVVITSGNHDSASRLGFGADLLDSAGVHIIADLERMLRPVICQAEDHQVAIYGIPYLEPRMVMERLGATHASHEAVVSAAITRIQENLEQQRQAGTPVVSIAMAHLFAAGGIGSDSERELSTGNLDVVSAELFENFDYSALGHLHGRQKVKDNVRYSGSPLAYSFSEAKQIKGVWVIDTSAQGIESIQEVLLAVPKDLAILKGNLEDLLDDEQFEYAVAAWCQVTLTDRERPADAMARVRTRFPDTVVLNFAPEGGDENEEPSTYAERMAKATSTEQVVGDFMEHVRERAADEAEREVITSVIRATREAKVSQ is encoded by the coding sequence ATGCGATTGCTTCACACCTCAGACTGGCATTTGGGACGCACCTTCCACGGCGCCTCCCTGATTGAAGCGCAGCGTGCCGTGCTGCAGGAAATCATTGACATCACCATCAACCAGCAGGTGGATGTGGTGCTCATTTCCGGAGATATCTATGACCGGGCGCTGCCGCATGTGGACGCAGTGCAGCTATGCAACTGGGTGCTGCGTGAATTGCGGGCCACCGGTGCAACGGTGGTCATCACCAGCGGCAACCACGACTCCGCCTCGCGCTTGGGCTTCGGCGCAGACCTGCTGGATAGCGCCGGGGTGCACATCATCGCGGATCTTGAGCGCATGCTGCGCCCGGTGATCTGCCAGGCCGAGGACCACCAAGTAGCCATCTACGGCATTCCCTACCTGGAACCGCGCATGGTGATGGAACGACTGGGCGCCACCCACGCCAGCCACGAGGCAGTAGTCAGTGCCGCCATCACGCGGATTCAGGAAAACTTGGAGCAGCAGCGCCAGGCCGGCACGCCGGTAGTTTCCATTGCCATGGCCCACCTCTTTGCTGCCGGTGGCATCGGCTCGGACTCCGAACGCGAACTGAGCACCGGCAACCTCGATGTGGTGAGTGCAGAACTCTTTGAGAACTTCGACTACTCCGCCCTGGGACACCTGCATGGCCGGCAGAAGGTCAAAGACAATGTGCGCTATTCCGGATCGCCGCTGGCGTACTCCTTCTCGGAAGCAAAGCAAATCAAGGGCGTGTGGGTTATCGACACCAGCGCGCAGGGCATTGAATCCATCCAAGAAGTCTTGCTGGCCGTGCCAAAGGACCTGGCGATCCTCAAAGGCAACCTCGAAGACCTTCTGGACGACGAGCAGTTCGAGTACGCAGTTGCGGCCTGGTGCCAAGTGACGCTGACCGATAGGGAGCGTCCGGCCGATGCCATGGCCCGGGTGCGAACCCGCTTCCCGGACACCGTGGTGCTGAATTTCGCACCAGAAGGCGGCGACGAAAACGAAGAGCCATCGACCTACGCCGAGCGCATGGCCAAGGCCACCAGCACCGAGCAGGTGGTCGGTGACTTCATGGAACATGTACGCGAACGCGCAGCCGATGAAGCAGAACGCGAAGTCATCACCTCCGTTATCCGCGCCACCCGAGAGGCAAAGGTCAGCCAGTGA
- the rph gene encoding ribonuclease PH, which translates to MTLRADGRGAAQLRDITITRGWSAQAEGSALIEFGNTRVLCTASFTEGVPRWLKGQGTGWVTAEYAMLPRATNTRNSRESVKGKLSGRTHEISRLIGRSLRAVVDTKALGENTIVLDCDVLQADGGTRTAAITGAYVALAEAIAWATSQGIVKQNAKVLTDSVAAISVGIIDGTPMLDLPYEEDVRAETDMNVVVTGSGDFVEVQGTAEGVPFKRAELDALLDLALGGTSELAEIQRETLGSTK; encoded by the coding sequence ATGACTTTACGCGCTGACGGCCGAGGAGCCGCGCAACTTCGAGACATTACCATCACCCGCGGCTGGTCCGCCCAGGCCGAAGGTTCGGCACTGATCGAATTCGGCAATACCCGCGTGCTGTGCACCGCGTCCTTCACCGAAGGCGTGCCACGCTGGCTCAAGGGACAGGGCACCGGTTGGGTCACCGCAGAATACGCAATGCTGCCCCGTGCCACCAATACCCGGAACTCCCGCGAATCGGTCAAGGGCAAGCTCTCGGGCCGCACCCACGAGATCTCCCGCCTGATCGGCCGCTCGCTGCGTGCCGTGGTGGACACCAAGGCACTGGGCGAGAACACCATCGTGCTGGACTGCGACGTGCTGCAGGCCGACGGCGGTACCCGCACCGCAGCCATCACCGGTGCATACGTGGCACTGGCAGAAGCCATCGCCTGGGCGACCTCGCAGGGCATCGTGAAGCAGAACGCGAAGGTGCTCACCGATTCGGTCGCCGCGATCTCCGTTGGCATCATCGATGGCACCCCGATGCTGGATCTGCCGTACGAGGAAGATGTCCGCGCCGAGACCGACATGAACGTCGTGGTCACCGGCTCCGGCGACTTCGTCGAGGTCCAGGGCACCGCCGAAGGCGTTCCCTTCAAGCGCGCGGAACTGGATGCGCTGCTGGATCTGGCCCTGGGCGGAACCAGCGAGCTGGCCGAAATCCAGCGCGAAACCCTGGGCAGCACCAAATGA
- the rdgB gene encoding RdgB/HAM1 family non-canonical purine NTP pyrophosphatase yields MSKPVLVLASRNQGKLRELRELLRGQVPGLDVDTQVVDAATAGAGDPVEDQVTFQGNALKKAREISASTGLVALADDSGLSVDVLGGAPGIFSARWSGVHGNDEANIDLLLGQLGDIAAEHRGAQFVCAAALATPQGEEHVELGKVQGVLRTERSGEHGFGYDPIFEPAGAGKTMAEHTAEEKNAISHRARAFAALLPAIIDAVGKALAK; encoded by the coding sequence ATGAGCAAACCGGTCCTGGTCCTCGCTTCGCGCAACCAGGGAAAGCTGCGCGAGCTGCGTGAACTGCTGCGCGGGCAGGTGCCGGGCCTGGATGTCGACACCCAGGTCGTTGATGCGGCCACCGCAGGGGCCGGCGATCCGGTTGAAGACCAGGTCACCTTCCAAGGCAATGCACTGAAGAAGGCCCGGGAAATCTCGGCCTCCACCGGGTTGGTGGCCTTGGCTGACGACTCGGGCCTGAGCGTAGACGTGCTCGGGGGAGCGCCGGGGATCTTCTCCGCGCGCTGGTCCGGCGTGCACGGCAATGACGAAGCGAATATCGACCTGCTGCTTGGCCAGCTTGGCGATATCGCCGCAGAGCACCGCGGTGCGCAGTTCGTCTGCGCTGCCGCACTGGCTACCCCGCAGGGCGAGGAGCACGTGGAGCTGGGCAAGGTCCAGGGCGTGCTGCGCACCGAGCGTTCGGGCGAGCATGGCTTTGGCTATGACCCGATCTTCGAACCTGCCGGTGCCGGCAAGACGATGGCCGAGCACACTGCGGAAGAGAAGAACGCGATCTCGCATCGCGCTCGTGCCTTTGCAGCGCTTCTGCCGGCGATCATTGATGCCGTAGGCAAGGCCTTGGCCAAATAG
- a CDS encoding DUF2017 domain-containing protein, giving the protein MAKAFKNGSKGITGTLHSAERKLIRELFNDVIAMLDERAQLHQLPEDLDPLYALTGMRPESMDLPEISDPALAKLLPNASDDAAVAAEHRRLSEADLIAQKIGRLREAQLLLETDKLVLDQHSATRFAQALNDVRLVLAERLEIRDEADSARVAQVLDASEVQTPEEYMSLVYNLISWVLDTLMSALMDAEF; this is encoded by the coding sequence GTGGCGAAAGCCTTCAAGAATGGTTCCAAGGGCATTACCGGAACCCTGCACTCTGCCGAGCGCAAACTGATTCGCGAACTATTCAATGATGTCATTGCGATGCTCGACGAGCGCGCGCAGCTGCATCAGCTTCCCGAAGACCTGGATCCGCTCTACGCCCTGACCGGCATGCGGCCCGAGTCCATGGATCTGCCTGAAATCTCTGATCCTGCGCTGGCCAAGCTGCTGCCCAATGCCAGTGACGATGCCGCGGTGGCCGCCGAACACCGCCGCTTGAGCGAAGCGGATCTGATTGCGCAGAAGATCGGCCGCCTGCGCGAAGCCCAGCTGCTGCTGGAAACCGACAAGCTGGTTCTGGACCAGCACAGCGCGACCCGTTTCGCCCAGGCACTGAACGACGTGCGCCTGGTGCTTGCCGAACGTCTGGAGATCCGCGATGAAGCCGATTCGGCTCGCGTTGCGCAGGTGCTGGATGCTTCTGAGGTCCAGACTCCCGAAGAGTACATGTCTTTGGTGTACAACCTGATCTCATGGGTGCTCGATACCTTGATGAGCGCATTGATGGATGCGGAGTTCTAA
- a CDS encoding ABC transporter ATP-binding protein: MSRTTAIAVRELSKTYKDVRALDNVTLDLEPDRIYGLLGRNGAGKTTLMSILTGQNYADHGTAEIFGHAPFEHDPTLSRICFIRESQKYPDDFKVFQAFKSAALFFENWNEQLAQDLVQAFDLPTKRRIKKLSRGQLSAVGVIIGMASRADITFFDEPYLGLDAVARQIFYDRLVEDFAEYPRTIVLSSHLIDEVANLLEHVIVIDKGRIVIDSDAEQLRGTAVTVTGDAAKVQEFAGSAPVIHRDALGALSSVTIRATLDSDQREQAKLMGLDLSPVSLQQLVVRSALSNTTERGLDERTEARK; encoded by the coding sequence ATGTCACGAACGACAGCAATCGCGGTACGCGAGCTGAGCAAGACCTACAAGGATGTACGAGCGCTCGATAACGTCACCCTGGATCTGGAACCAGATCGGATCTATGGGCTACTTGGACGCAATGGAGCGGGCAAGACCACGCTCATGTCCATATTGACCGGTCAGAACTACGCAGACCACGGTACCGCCGAAATTTTCGGCCATGCCCCGTTCGAGCATGATCCGACCCTCTCGCGCATCTGCTTCATCCGCGAATCGCAGAAATATCCTGATGACTTCAAGGTGTTCCAGGCTTTCAAATCCGCAGCCCTGTTCTTCGAGAACTGGAATGAGCAGCTGGCCCAGGATCTGGTCCAGGCATTCGACTTGCCGACCAAGCGCAGGATCAAGAAGCTCTCCCGTGGACAGCTCTCGGCGGTCGGTGTGATCATCGGCATGGCATCGCGAGCCGATATCACCTTCTTCGATGAGCCCTATCTCGGCCTGGATGCGGTAGCGCGACAGATCTTCTATGACCGCCTGGTCGAGGACTTCGCGGAATATCCACGGACCATCGTGCTCTCCAGCCACCTGATCGATGAGGTAGCGAACCTGCTTGAGCACGTCATCGTGATCGACAAGGGGCGAATCGTCATTGACTCAGATGCCGAACAACTGCGTGGCACGGCGGTAACGGTGACCGGCGACGCCGCCAAGGTCCAGGAATTCGCCGGATCCGCCCCGGTGATCCATCGAGACGCACTTGGCGCCCTGTCCAGCGTCACTATCCGGGCGACACTGGATTCCGACCAGCGCGAACAAGCCAAGCTCATGGGCCTGGACCTGAGCCCAGTTTCGCTCCAGCAGCTGGTGGTCCGCAGCGCATTGAGCAATACCACCGAACGAGGGCTCGACGAACGGACGGAGGCAAGAAAATGA
- a CDS encoding AAA family ATPase: MRIHKLQIQAFGPFAGTEEINFDELAEGGLFLLDGPTGAGKSSILDAICYALYGALPGSRTGSRQIRSDHAPTGLAPEVSCELTIGDRRFEVTRSPAWMRPSKRGKDKTTEQKASSLLREFTASGWNELSTRNDEVGHVLGSLLGLDREQFTKVVMLPQGGFADFLRAKAKDREDLLANLFDTSDYAQIEEEFSARLAEERQKTESLEARLSASEEAIHAQAQSFLAGRESNAQDEASEDTEDSAQAAHATVAEQFADYQRRISVIHQRAASEAAALRAQRTGLREQVQSVEERQRIFARLAELRSKQAAYAQQHEAALSAGARLEKDAKAGAVRAYLTQLNEAKATEQKIKDTWLASQQWLEKEQGLAPRIDIAGLESLRRPAHEAAEALAIAKAALEDEKRREVLAAQGEKAAELVGVHAKTRTEAEEEVLRLKTEREALEAQDLDQGAATEKVQQAKDRVLGLETKIGHATERDGLEKKAMSAREKASAQELKIVDAANSLLDLRTEQLAQSALRLSAALEDGKPCMVCGSEEHPAPAQADAGAPLIDDEQIQKLDAIVAAARVAGQQAAQTRDTLMAKLQAAQEAAGDQMVAELRVELEAAQAELEQARQKHNEISVRISKLDKVRRRVEEQNARAAQAVLEHSAAQHNAQTLQAQLEELDAKLVQLRQGKNSLSELVEQQTKTSNGLGNAFQNLRRLLEASQALERATATWDAERTAAGFAQLAEYEAALLEASQREQLRQLQRADADLASAIATLESSEDCRKAQELSSQGIQAPGEDELVEARLLATAADERFEAAREQEVLALTQLTRHEQATGDLERQRADAGPVIETYRRLRGLAEVIRGGGENLYKMTLSTYVLAARLEEVAIAATQRLAVMSAGRYSLHHDDSKQGNAKSGLGLQILDSWTGKRRETQTLSGGETFMASLALALGLADVISHHSGAVDMQTLFVDEGFGSLDAETLEEVMQALENLRAGGRTIGLVSHVAEMKQRITNRVSVIKTQHGSTIAREGTVILAG, from the coding sequence GTGAGAATCCATAAGCTGCAGATCCAGGCCTTCGGTCCCTTTGCAGGCACCGAAGAGATCAACTTTGATGAATTAGCCGAAGGCGGCCTGTTTCTCCTGGATGGCCCCACCGGTGCAGGCAAGTCCAGCATCTTGGATGCGATTTGCTATGCACTGTACGGCGCGTTGCCCGGCAGCCGCACCGGCAGCAGGCAGATCCGTTCGGACCACGCACCAACAGGGTTGGCACCAGAAGTCAGCTGCGAATTGACCATCGGTGACCGCCGCTTCGAGGTCACCCGCTCACCGGCGTGGATGCGTCCATCCAAACGCGGCAAGGACAAGACCACTGAACAGAAGGCTTCCAGCCTGTTGCGGGAATTCACCGCTTCGGGTTGGAACGAACTGTCCACTCGCAACGACGAGGTGGGGCATGTTTTGGGCAGCCTGCTGGGTCTGGACCGCGAGCAATTCACCAAGGTCGTAATGCTGCCGCAGGGCGGCTTTGCCGACTTCCTGCGTGCCAAGGCCAAGGACCGCGAAGATCTGTTGGCGAATCTTTTCGATACCAGCGACTATGCGCAGATTGAAGAGGAATTCTCCGCCCGGCTGGCCGAAGAGCGCCAGAAAACCGAAAGCCTTGAAGCCCGGTTGAGCGCCAGTGAAGAAGCCATTCATGCCCAAGCACAGTCCTTCCTTGCCGGCCGTGAATCCAACGCGCAGGACGAAGCATCCGAAGACACCGAAGATAGTGCCCAGGCGGCGCACGCCACGGTGGCCGAGCAGTTCGCTGATTACCAGCGCCGGATCTCGGTGATTCATCAGCGTGCGGCCAGCGAAGCGGCGGCCTTGCGCGCGCAGCGGACCGGGTTGCGAGAACAGGTGCAGAGTGTTGAAGAGCGCCAGCGGATCTTTGCCCGGCTTGCCGAGCTGCGCAGCAAGCAGGCCGCCTATGCCCAGCAGCATGAGGCAGCCCTGAGCGCAGGGGCACGCCTGGAAAAAGATGCCAAGGCTGGCGCCGTACGCGCCTACCTGACCCAGCTGAATGAAGCAAAGGCCACTGAACAAAAGATAAAGGACACCTGGCTTGCCAGCCAGCAGTGGCTTGAAAAAGAGCAGGGGCTGGCTCCCCGCATCGATATCGCAGGTCTGGAATCCTTGCGCCGTCCGGCCCACGAGGCAGCTGAAGCATTGGCAATAGCCAAGGCAGCGCTGGAAGATGAGAAGCGCCGGGAGGTACTGGCCGCCCAAGGAGAAAAGGCCGCCGAGTTAGTTGGTGTCCATGCCAAGACCCGCACCGAGGCTGAAGAAGAAGTCCTGCGGCTCAAGACTGAACGCGAAGCGTTGGAAGCACAAGACCTCGACCAGGGCGCTGCCACCGAAAAGGTCCAGCAAGCCAAAGACCGAGTGCTGGGCCTGGAGACCAAGATCGGGCATGCAACCGAGCGCGATGGCCTTGAAAAGAAGGCCATGAGCGCACGGGAAAAAGCCAGTGCACAAGAGCTGAAGATTGTTGATGCCGCCAATTCCTTGCTGGATCTGCGCACCGAGCAGCTGGCACAAAGCGCTTTGCGCCTATCCGCCGCGCTAGAAGATGGCAAGCCATGCATGGTCTGCGGTTCTGAAGAACATCCCGCCCCGGCTCAGGCCGATGCAGGTGCGCCGCTCATTGATGATGAGCAGATCCAGAAATTGGATGCCATCGTGGCCGCCGCACGCGTTGCCGGCCAGCAGGCCGCGCAGACCCGCGACACCCTGATGGCCAAGTTGCAGGCTGCCCAGGAAGCAGCCGGTGACCAAATGGTTGCAGAACTGCGCGTTGAACTTGAGGCAGCGCAGGCCGAACTTGAGCAAGCACGGCAGAAGCACAATGAGATCTCTGTGCGCATCAGCAAGCTGGATAAGGTGCGCCGACGCGTCGAAGAGCAAAACGCCCGTGCCGCCCAGGCAGTCCTCGAGCACTCAGCCGCGCAGCACAATGCGCAAACGCTGCAGGCCCAGTTGGAAGAGCTGGACGCCAAGCTGGTCCAGCTGCGCCAGGGGAAGAACAGCCTCAGCGAACTCGTCGAGCAGCAGACCAAAACCTCTAACGGCCTGGGCAACGCATTCCAGAATTTGCGCCGCCTGCTTGAAGCCAGCCAAGCCCTGGAAAGGGCAACGGCCACGTGGGATGCCGAGCGCACCGCCGCAGGATTTGCGCAGCTGGCGGAGTACGAAGCGGCACTGCTTGAAGCTTCACAGCGCGAGCAATTGCGCCAGCTGCAGCGTGCCGATGCCGATCTGGCCAGTGCCATTGCCACGCTGGAAAGCTCCGAAGACTGCCGTAAGGCCCAAGAACTTTCTTCCCAGGGAATCCAAGCACCGGGCGAAGACGAACTGGTCGAAGCGCGATTGCTGGCCACCGCGGCTGATGAGCGTTTCGAGGCAGCACGTGAGCAAGAAGTGCTGGCACTGACTCAGTTGACCCGCCACGAGCAGGCAACTGGGGATCTTGAACGCCAGCGGGCAGATGCCGGGCCGGTCATCGAAACCTATCGCAGGCTGCGCGGATTGGCTGAAGTGATTCGCGGCGGGGGAGAGAACCTGTACAAGATGACGCTGAGCACCTACGTGCTGGCCGCACGCTTGGAAGAAGTGGCCATCGCCGCCACCCAGCGTCTGGCGGTGATGTCCGCAGGACGCTACTCGCTGCATCATGATGATTCCAAGCAAGGCAACGCGAAGTCCGGTCTCGGACTCCAGATCCTCGATTCGTGGACTGGCAAGCGCCGCGAAACCCAGACCCTCTCCGGAGGCGAGACCTTCATGGCTTCGCTGGCCCTGGCTTTGGGCCTGGCAGATGTCATTTCACATCACTCCGGTGCTGTGGACATGCAGACGCTATTTGTTGATGAGGGCTTTGGCTCGCTGGATGCCGAAACGCTGGAAGAAGTCATGCAAGCGCTGGAAAACCTGCGTGCCGGTGGCCGCACCATCGGCCTGGTTTCGCACGTTGCCGAAATGAAGCAGCGCATCACCAACCGGGTCTCGGTCATCAAGACCCAGCATGGTTCAACCATCGCACGCGAAGGCACTGTGATCTTGGCCGGATAG